From the Glandiceps talaboti chromosome 12, keGlaTala1.1, whole genome shotgun sequence genome, one window contains:
- the LOC144443267 gene encoding E3 ubiquitin-protein ligase ARIH1-like isoform X1: MDSDEDFMYEDDEEDPEAESSDIEDDHFDMALGIEAETSEHHDRTDQEDEFPFEVLTPDKIVQHMVDCIKEVNAVVEIPATITRILLNHFKWDKEKLMERYYGEDQEKLFDEAHVISPYKTVKSRGYMNTRSSSALANAEVDCEICLMSISQTHLTGLECGHKFCVECWTEYLTTKIMEEGMGQTISCAAHACDILVDDATVMKLVKDPRVKLKYQHIITNSFVECNRLMKWCPAPDCPNAIKVSYVDAKPVTCICGHIYCFNCSENWHDPVKCKWLRKWIKKCDDDSETSNWIAANTKECPKCHVTIEKDGGCNHMVCRNQNCKADFCWVCLGPWEPHGSSWYNCNRYNEDEAKKARDAQEVSKSRAALQRYLFYCNRYMNHMQSLRFENKLYAQIRAKMEEMQHHNMSWIEVQFLKKAVDVLCLCRQTLMYTYVFAYYLRKNNQSIIFEENQKDLENATETLSEYLERDITQDSLVDIKQKVQDKYRYCESRRKVLLEHVHEGYDKDLWEYIE; encoded by the exons ATGGACTCGGATGAGGATTTTATGTATGAAGATGACGAGGAAGATCCCGAAGCAGAGTCAAGTGACATCGAAGACGACCACTTCGACATGGCTTTAGGAATCGAAGCAGAGACATCGGAGCATCATGACAGAACTGACCAAGAGGATGAATTCCCGTTCGAAGTCTTAACACCGGATAAAATAGTGCAGCACATGGTTGATTGCATTAAAGAAGTTAATGCAGTCGTTGAG ATTCCGGCTACCATTACTAGGATATTGCTAAACCATTTCAAATGGGACAAGGAAAAACTTATGGAAAGGTACTATGGGGAAGATCAAGAGAAACTATTTGATGAAGCCCATGTAATTAGTCCGTATAAGACTGTGAAATCTAGG GGTTACATGAATACCCGGTCGTCATCTGCATTAGCAAATGCTGAAGTGGATTGTGAAATTTGTCTCATGTCCATTTCTCAGACA caCCTGACAGGTTTAGAATGTGGTCATAAGTTTTGCGTAGAATGTTGGACAGAATATTTAACTACGAAAATTATGGAAGAAGGCATGGGTCAG ACAATTTCCTGTGCAGCTCATGCCTGTGACATTTTAGTAGATGATGCTACTGTAAT GAAATTAGTCAAAGATCCTAGAGTGAAGTTAAAGTATCAGCATATTATCACCAATAGCTTTGTAGAATGTAACCGACTTATGAAATGGTGTCCTGCACCTGATTGTCCAAACGCTATCAAAGTTAGCTATGTGGATGCAAAACCAGTAACTTGTATATGTGGACATATATACTG TTTCAATTGCTCAGAGAATTGGCATGATCCAGTCAAGTGTAAG TGGCTAAGGAAATGGATTAAGAAATGTGATGATGATAGTGAGACATCTAACTGGATTGCAGCTAACACTAAAGAGTGCCCAAAGTGCCATGTGACAATAGAAAAAGATGGTGGCTGTAACCATATGGTATGCAGAAATCAGAATTGTAAG GCTGACTTCTGTTGGGTATGCCTAGGACCATGGGAGCCCCATGGTTCATCCTGGTATAATTGTAATCGTTACAATGAAGATGAGGCCAAAAAAGCCAGAGATGCCCAGGAGGTCAGT aaatcaCGAGCAGCTCTTCAACGTTACTTATTCTATTGCAATCGTTACATGAATCATATGCAAAGTTTACGGTTTGAGAATAAGCTATATGCACAAATCAGAGCCAAGATGGAGGAAATGCAGCATCATAACATGTCATGGATAGAAGTGCAATTCTTGAAGAAAGCTGTCGATGTTCTGTGTCTCTGCAGGCAGACTCTTATGTATACTTATGTATTTGCCTATTATTTAAGAAAGAATAACCAATCTATTATATTTGAG GAAAATCAGAAGGACCTTGAGAATGCAACGGAAACCTTGTCGGAATATTTAGAAAGAGACATTACTCAAGATTCACTAGTAGATATTAAACAAAAAGTGCAAGATAAATATAG GTATTGTGAAAGTCGGCGCAAGGTATTATTAGAGCATGTGCATGAAGGCTACGACAAAGACCTTTGGGAGTACATCGAATAA
- the LOC144443267 gene encoding E3 ubiquitin-protein ligase ARIH1-like isoform X2: protein MDSDEDFMYEDDEEDPEAESSDIEDDHFDMALGIEAETSEHHDRTDQEDEFPFEVLTPDKIVQHMVDCIKEVNAVVEIPATITRILLNHFKWDKEKLMERYYGEDQEKLFDEAHVISPYKTVKSRGYMNTRSSSALANAEVDCEICLMSISQTHLTGLECGHKFCVECWTEYLTTKIMEEGMGQTISCAAHACDILVDDATVMKLVKDPRVKLKYQHIITNSFVECNRLMKWCPAPDCPNAIKVSYVDAKPVTCICGHIYCFNCSENWHDPVKCKWLRKWIKKCDDDSETSNWIAANTKECPKCHVTIEKDGGCNHMVCRNQNCKADFCWVCLGPWEPHGSSWYNCNRYNEDEAKKARDAQEKSRAALQRYLFYCNRYMNHMQSLRFENKLYAQIRAKMEEMQHHNMSWIEVQFLKKAVDVLCLCRQTLMYTYVFAYYLRKNNQSIIFEENQKDLENATETLSEYLERDITQDSLVDIKQKVQDKYRYCESRRKVLLEHVHEGYDKDLWEYIE from the exons ATGGACTCGGATGAGGATTTTATGTATGAAGATGACGAGGAAGATCCCGAAGCAGAGTCAAGTGACATCGAAGACGACCACTTCGACATGGCTTTAGGAATCGAAGCAGAGACATCGGAGCATCATGACAGAACTGACCAAGAGGATGAATTCCCGTTCGAAGTCTTAACACCGGATAAAATAGTGCAGCACATGGTTGATTGCATTAAAGAAGTTAATGCAGTCGTTGAG ATTCCGGCTACCATTACTAGGATATTGCTAAACCATTTCAAATGGGACAAGGAAAAACTTATGGAAAGGTACTATGGGGAAGATCAAGAGAAACTATTTGATGAAGCCCATGTAATTAGTCCGTATAAGACTGTGAAATCTAGG GGTTACATGAATACCCGGTCGTCATCTGCATTAGCAAATGCTGAAGTGGATTGTGAAATTTGTCTCATGTCCATTTCTCAGACA caCCTGACAGGTTTAGAATGTGGTCATAAGTTTTGCGTAGAATGTTGGACAGAATATTTAACTACGAAAATTATGGAAGAAGGCATGGGTCAG ACAATTTCCTGTGCAGCTCATGCCTGTGACATTTTAGTAGATGATGCTACTGTAAT GAAATTAGTCAAAGATCCTAGAGTGAAGTTAAAGTATCAGCATATTATCACCAATAGCTTTGTAGAATGTAACCGACTTATGAAATGGTGTCCTGCACCTGATTGTCCAAACGCTATCAAAGTTAGCTATGTGGATGCAAAACCAGTAACTTGTATATGTGGACATATATACTG TTTCAATTGCTCAGAGAATTGGCATGATCCAGTCAAGTGTAAG TGGCTAAGGAAATGGATTAAGAAATGTGATGATGATAGTGAGACATCTAACTGGATTGCAGCTAACACTAAAGAGTGCCCAAAGTGCCATGTGACAATAGAAAAAGATGGTGGCTGTAACCATATGGTATGCAGAAATCAGAATTGTAAG GCTGACTTCTGTTGGGTATGCCTAGGACCATGGGAGCCCCATGGTTCATCCTGGTATAATTGTAATCGTTACAATGAAGATGAGGCCAAAAAAGCCAGAGATGCCCAGGAG aaatcaCGAGCAGCTCTTCAACGTTACTTATTCTATTGCAATCGTTACATGAATCATATGCAAAGTTTACGGTTTGAGAATAAGCTATATGCACAAATCAGAGCCAAGATGGAGGAAATGCAGCATCATAACATGTCATGGATAGAAGTGCAATTCTTGAAGAAAGCTGTCGATGTTCTGTGTCTCTGCAGGCAGACTCTTATGTATACTTATGTATTTGCCTATTATTTAAGAAAGAATAACCAATCTATTATATTTGAG GAAAATCAGAAGGACCTTGAGAATGCAACGGAAACCTTGTCGGAATATTTAGAAAGAGACATTACTCAAGATTCACTAGTAGATATTAAACAAAAAGTGCAAGATAAATATAG GTATTGTGAAAGTCGGCGCAAGGTATTATTAGAGCATGTGCATGAAGGCTACGACAAAGACCTTTGGGAGTACATCGAATAA
- the LOC144443040 gene encoding small ribosomal subunit protein mS27-like — MAVHMCRHAALRVKNLTLSFTSVHRVLCIRTLLSDAYYCNDVWTQRNRLPANLGELIKKMEKKFMSLKGGPIHHVSSVDLDTFINNMETTNHLLQGQDLLYKYRHSPSSYYLRDSTVHSWIRACLEFNSADQAFTTVTDKTHYGLFPDNYTFNLMLDTYLRSGDKQKATKVAIEMMEQEVLSPKQCLSQLLALYTCHQCINSGEEMEEETKKQIGMTLIDSTRGQDHLAARSYHVIGHAMVGNLEKMVKTLSKMVDTGSTPCVVQEAVDTIKDTFLKNEEEDVDQEDDGIIIYDIEAEEKLMNTLKELVECLEKDRVSSEKLDDVIDPYITSQITELEKEHIDQYPSKLGNDYKDASADIQRQIQAKETKLAEIKAKEREIWELMIGEPGKPDPPPVLSEEDMRVIAKKEKYIYRY, encoded by the exons ATGGCTGTTCACATGTGTAGGCATGCGGCGCTCAGAGTTAAAAACTTAACACTATCTTTTACTAGTGTACACAGAG TTCTCTGTATCAGGACTCTTCTGAGTGATGCATATTATTGCAATGATGTGTGGACACAGAGAAATAGATTGCCTGCTAACCTAG GTGAACTCATcaaaaagatggaaaagaaATTTATGTCATTAAAAGGTGGTCCGATACACCATGTGTCATCAGTTGATCTAGACACG TTTATAAACAACATGGAAACCACAAATCATTTACTCCAAGGTCAAGACTTGCTGTACAA ATACAGACATTCACCATCATCATACTATCTAAGGGATTCAACAGTCCATTCATGGATCAGAGCCTGCTTAGAATTCAATTCAGCAGATCAAGCCTTCACTActgttacagataag ACACACTATGGTTTGTTTCCAGACAACTACACTTTCAATTTAATGTTAGATACATACCTCAGATCAGGAGATAAGCAAA AAGCAACCAAGGTTGCCATAGAAATGATGGAGCAAGAAGTGTTATCACCAAAGCAATGTTTATCTCAACTATTAGCTTTATATACTTGTCATCAGTGCATCAATAGTGGAGAAGAAATGGAG GAAGAAACCAAGAAACAGATAGGAATGACATTAATTGATAGCACAAGGGGTCAGGACCACCTAGCTGCTAGAAGTTATCATGTCATAGGTCATGCCATGGTGGGAAATCTAGAGAAGATGGTGAAAACTTTGTCTAAGATGGTGGACACTGGTTCTACACCTTGTGTTGTACAAGAAGCT GTTGATACAATCAAAGATACATTCCTCAAGAATGAAGAGGAAGACGTGGACCAAGAAGATGATGgtattataatatatgatatagaGGCAGAAGAGAAACTCATGAACACACTAAAG GAACTTGTTGAATGTCTGGAAAAAGACCGAGTATCATCTGAAAAGCTTGATGACGTGATTGACCCGTACATTACAAGTCAAATTACAGAACTAGAAAAAGAACACATTGACCAATATCCTTCAAAGCTTGGCAATGACTACAAAGATGCCTCTGCAGATATACAGAGACAAATACAGGCCAAGGAAACTAAGTTAGCCGAGATAAAAGCCAAGGAAAGGGAAATTTGGGAATTGATGATTGGGGAACCAGGAAAGCCAGATCCTCCACCAGTATTGAGCGAAGAGGATATGAGAGTTATTGCAAAAAAGGAGAAATATATTTATAGATACTAG
- the LOC144443041 gene encoding pentatricopeptide repeat-containing protein 2, mitochondrial-like gives MAAFMFGRSLVQSFTKSSRTAYSPVVSSVRHLLPPEKTRYDDFEKEKLRAEDRLYGDLETFHKAMTTKVERNDVLFTDELKMLLHTCHTEEQASFALQVVKKYHLQNSNVAFRKFRFGPVIMRMCNSLGLRERMVEVATDKDLHGFFSDSSTFNIVMDTLFEAGEYERVLTVFEEFALQGVKKAKDSYTLALAACYKLNTPESYDMAQTILEESQISGEVLVRVAYSFAAALAINQNDPQKALSILSLIKYPEYKVCRSLQIIADCMTDNLVSALKNLQNIYDRDIPSFVKRWEVVQEAVDKVKDSVKNNEELETHFEEIQRHLQAGGHIYKDSIDSLLCRTPVANRNQYNKPFDNRSYGGRSFKPITDPLLD, from the exons ATGGCTGCCTTCATGTTTGGTCGTTCTCTCGTTCAGTCATTTACGAAAAGTTCGCGGACTGCATACAGTCCTGTCGTATCAA GTGTAAGGCATTTACTTCCTCCAGAAAAAACAAGATATGATGactttgaaaaagaaaaactCAGAGCAGAAGATAGATTATATGGTGATTTAG AGACATTTCACAAAGCAATGACAACCAAAGTTGAAAGGAATGATGTCCTATTTACTGATGAACTCAAGATGCTGCTACATACATGCCATACTGAAGAACAGGCATCATTTGCTTTACAAGTGGTAAAAAA GTATCACTTACAAAACTCGAATGTTGCTTTTAGGAAATTTCGATTTGGTCCAGTAATTATGAGGATGTGTAACAGTTTAGGACTTAGGGAAAGGATGGTAGAAGTAGCAACAGATAAA GATCTTCATGGATTTTTTAGTGACTCTTCAACCTTCAACATAGTAATGGATACCCTATTTGAAGCTGGGGAATATGAAA GagttttaacagtttttgaAGAATTTGCACTTCAGGGAGTCAAAAAAGCCAAAGATTCATACACACTGGCATTGGCAGCATGTTATAAACTT AACACACCAGAATCATATGATATGGCACAGACAATTCTAGAGGAGAGTCAGATTAGTGGAGAGGTTCTTGTTCGTGTTGCTTACAGCTTTGCAGCAGCTTTAGCTATAAATCAG AATGATCCCCAGAAAGCtttatcaattttatcactGATAAAATATCCAGAATACAAAGTCTGTAGGAgtttacag ATAATCGCTGACTGTATGACAGACAATCTGGTGAGCGCTTTAAAGAATTTACAGAATATCTATGACAGGGATATTCCATCTTTTGTCAAGAGATGGGAAGTGGTACAGGAAGCA GTTGATAAAGTGAAAGACTCAGTGAAGAATAATGAAGAATTAGAAACTCATTTTGAA gAAATTCAGAGACATCTACAAGCAGGGGGACATATATACAAGGATAGTATAGATAGTTTACTGTGTCGAACTCCTGTAGCCAATAGGAATCAATATAACAAACCATTTGACAACCGATCATATGGAGGAAGATCATTCAAACCAATCACAGACCCTCTATTAGATTAG